From the genome of Candidatus Cloacimonadota bacterium, one region includes:
- a CDS encoding rod shape-determining protein MreC: MILPLALVLVSILLILGSTEGRVKRASLLGKTVFYPFLHSVNLFRTNSTLKGEIALLREQQAATTLENLNLRNALKESQTLQAINFDTGAIAFEVGEVIGYAGQFQQRNLVVNKGSAQGVKVNSPVISARGIVGRVISVAATNCVVLPFSNPRFQIPVMDKATSVQGVLQSDLAGKTYMNMIKLGSQISAGDTIVTSNLSTLYPKGYPVGTVSRISDSQDYLFISAELEPFTQVENLEHVFILQGKK; the protein is encoded by the coding sequence ATGATTCTGCCCCTGGCCCTGGTGCTGGTATCCATCCTGCTGATCCTGGGCAGCACGGAGGGCCGTGTGAAACGCGCCTCCCTGCTGGGTAAAACGGTCTTTTATCCCTTTCTGCATTCGGTGAACCTCTTCCGCACCAATTCCACCCTCAAGGGCGAGATCGCCCTCCTGCGCGAACAGCAGGCCGCCACCACGCTGGAAAACCTGAATCTGCGCAACGCCCTCAAGGAAAGCCAGACCCTGCAGGCGATCAATTTCGACACCGGGGCGATAGCATTCGAAGTGGGCGAAGTGATCGGCTACGCGGGGCAGTTCCAGCAACGCAACCTTGTGGTGAACAAGGGTTCGGCGCAGGGTGTGAAGGTGAACAGCCCGGTGATCTCGGCGCGTGGGATCGTGGGCCGGGTGATTTCCGTGGCCGCCACCAACTGCGTGGTGCTGCCTTTCAGCAATCCGCGCTTCCAAATCCCCGTGATGGACAAGGCCACCAGCGTTCAGGGCGTGCTGCAATCCGATCTGGCGGGCAAAACCTACATGAACATGATCAAGCTGGGTTCGCAGATCAGCGCCGGCGACACGATCGTGACCTCAAACCTCTCCACGCTCTATCCGAAAGGCTATCCGGTGGGCACTGTGTCCCGTATCAGCGATTCCCAGGATTACCTGTTCATCAGCGCGGAACTGGAACCTTTCACCCAAGTGGAAAACCTGGAACACGTTTTCATCCTGCAGGGAAAGAAATGA
- a CDS encoding rod shape-determining protein: MSLFDFVGMKANDIAIDLGTANTLVYKKNAGIVIDEPSVVAVSNDSKKIIAIGHQAKVMLGKNPDEVRVIKPMKDGVIADFQVTELMLRDLILRAQKKRLLVRPRVIVCVPSGITEVEKRAVRDSALHAGAREVYLVSEPVAAAIGADLPIEEAFGNMVMDIGGGTSEIAVISLSHIVVHNSIRVGGDKMDNDIISYLRKKNNLHVGLQTAEKIKMTIGSAYPLKEELTMDVRGRDIVSGFPVTIKISSEEVREALSETVATMVDAIKRLFERTAPELSADIAERGIFLTGGGAMLKGLDEKISKTVDLPVYVVPDALECVVKGAGKVLDELDRYREVLIKRIED; the protein is encoded by the coding sequence ATGTCTTTATTCGATTTTGTCGGCATGAAGGCCAACGACATCGCCATCGATCTGGGCACAGCCAACACCCTGGTTTACAAAAAGAACGCGGGCATCGTTATCGACGAGCCCTCGGTGGTGGCTGTATCCAACGACAGCAAGAAGATCATCGCCATCGGCCATCAGGCCAAGGTGATGCTGGGCAAGAACCCGGATGAAGTGCGGGTGATCAAACCCATGAAAGACGGGGTGATCGCGGATTTCCAGGTGACGGAGCTGATGCTGCGCGACCTGATCCTGCGGGCGCAGAAAAAGCGCCTGCTGGTGCGTCCGAGGGTGATCGTCTGCGTGCCTTCGGGGATCACGGAAGTGGAAAAACGGGCCGTGCGGGACAGCGCTCTGCACGCCGGCGCCCGGGAAGTTTACTTGGTTTCCGAACCCGTGGCCGCGGCCATCGGAGCTGATCTGCCCATCGAAGAGGCCTTTGGCAACATGGTGATGGACATCGGCGGCGGCACCAGCGAAATCGCCGTGATCTCGCTCTCCCATATCGTTGTGCACAATTCCATCCGTGTGGGCGGCGACAAGATGGACAACGACATCATCAGCTATCTGCGCAAGAAAAACAACCTCCACGTGGGCCTGCAGACCGCGGAAAAGATCAAGATGACGATCGGCAGCGCCTATCCGCTGAAAGAGGAACTTACGATGGACGTGCGCGGCCGGGATATCGTTTCCGGCTTCCCCGTGACCATCAAGATCAGCTCCGAAGAAGTGCGGGAAGCTCTTTCCGAGACCGTGGCCACCATGGTGGATGCCATCAAGAGGCTGTTTGAACGCACCGCGCCGGAACTTTCGGCCGACATCGCGGAACGCGGCATCTTCCTCACCGGCGGCGGCGCCATGCTGAAAGGCCTGGACGAAAAGATCTCCAAAACCGTGGACCTGCCCGTCTATGTGGTTCCGGACGCCCTGGAATGCGTGGTGAAAGGCGCCGGCAAGGTTCTGGACGAGCTGGACCGCTACCGCGAAGTGCTGATCAAACGCATCGAAGACTGA
- a CDS encoding rod shape-determining protein RodA gives MIKRKKFDFVLAGLLLLLIFSGCLAIFTASTTTIGEYTTTQSHWWKQLIFAGISLLMIWLLIRLPMPILDLIIIPAYVLNLLALIAVLFTPAVNGSHRWFSLLGLNYQPSESAKLLTILVVARAISRDNLTEIKQIIYGLGLVLAPVLLILIEPDFGTTLVFFFSLLAMLVAAEVPLVYLLLLISPVVSMISSLWWPAIIIWIALLVALLLWTRLSWVTTTIAAILNGFIALIMPVFWNGLKDYQQSRIVSFLNPMADPLGAGYQIIQAKIAIGSGSIIGKGWLMGTQKNMNFLPEHHTDFIFSVIGEEFGFIGALLLLGAFILFFWRIITDIGEIKVRERKIASAGIFAFLMFQTFINIGMNIGLVPATGIPLPFISYGGSNLLFNSLAVGVILKYLNERGFMK, from the coding sequence ATGATCAAGCGCAAGAAGTTCGATTTCGTGCTGGCCGGTCTGTTGTTGCTTCTGATCTTCAGCGGTTGCCTGGCCATCTTCACGGCTTCCACCACCACCATCGGCGAATATACAACCACCCAGAGCCACTGGTGGAAGCAGTTGATCTTCGCCGGCATTTCTTTGCTCATGATCTGGCTGTTGATCCGTCTGCCCATGCCGATCCTGGACCTGATCATCATCCCCGCCTATGTGCTCAACCTCCTGGCCCTCATCGCCGTGCTCTTCACCCCGGCAGTGAACGGTTCCCACCGCTGGTTCAGCCTCCTGGGGCTGAATTACCAGCCCTCGGAAAGCGCCAAACTGCTCACCATCCTGGTGGTGGCGCGGGCGATCTCGCGGGATAACCTCACCGAGATCAAGCAGATCATATACGGATTGGGCCTGGTGCTGGCGCCGGTGCTGCTGATCCTGATCGAGCCGGATTTCGGCACCACCCTGGTCTTCTTTTTCAGCCTCCTGGCGATGCTGGTGGCGGCGGAGGTGCCGCTGGTGTATCTGCTGCTGTTGATCAGCCCGGTGGTGAGCATGATCTCCTCGCTGTGGTGGCCGGCGATCATCATCTGGATCGCCCTCCTGGTGGCTTTGCTGCTCTGGACCCGGCTTTCCTGGGTCACCACCACCATCGCCGCCATCCTCAACGGCTTCATAGCGCTGATCATGCCCGTGTTTTGGAATGGGCTCAAAGACTACCAGCAGAGCCGGATCGTCTCGTTTTTGAATCCCATGGCCGATCCTCTCGGCGCCGGATATCAGATCATCCAGGCCAAGATCGCCATCGGCAGCGGCTCCATCATCGGCAAAGGCTGGCTGATGGGCACTCAGAAAAACATGAACTTTTTGCCGGAACACCACACGGATTTCATCTTCAGCGTGATCGGCGAGGAGTTTGGCTTCATCGGCGCGCTGCTGCTGCTGGGCGCTTTCATCCTTTTTTTCTGGCGCATCATCACCGACATTGGCGAGATCAAGGTCCGCGAGCGCAAGATCGCCTCGGCGGGCATCTTCGCCTTCCTCATGTTTCAAACCTTCATCAATATCGGCATGAACATCGGCCTCGTGCCGGCCACCGGCATTCCTCTGCCTTTCATCAGCTATGGCGGCTCCAATCTGCTCTTCAATTCCCTGGCTGTGGGCGTGATCCTAAAATATCTAAACGAAAGGGGTTTCATGAAATGA
- a CDS encoding glucose-6-phosphate isomerase, which yields MLRFEHFNLLHSEALPTAIPATKVKDYYYACLQAHEEIQADRHANVLGFYDLPEHDLRPIEDFVAGLDARFDTLVVLGIGGSALGNRALYSALRTERELPRRVLVYDNVDPVFLHEILAQINLDTTLFNVITKSGTTAETMAGYMILADLIRRRHPADYTKRLIITTDREKGFLRQVIKNEGYPYFVVPDNVGGRFSVLTDVGLLSSAFAGINIRELLSGAASMRSRCENLDTFSNPAYLNGLLHFLYMREGKNISVMMPYSNSLYDLADWYRQLWAESLGKRHDVKGREVLVGQTPVKALGTTDQHSQVQLYTEGPNDKVFTFLSVENFNHDFTIPNLHPDRAEVSYLGGKKLSELLNAERLATEIALTQAHRPNCNIVFPALDEFHLGEFIMMFEIQTVFTGKLLHINPLDQPGVEAGKIATYALMGKTGFDKERAEIEQYQKNRKQES from the coding sequence ATGCTGCGTTTCGAGCATTTCAACCTTTTGCATTCTGAAGCTTTGCCCACCGCCATCCCCGCCACCAAGGTCAAGGATTATTACTACGCCTGCCTGCAGGCCCACGAAGAGATCCAGGCCGACCGCCACGCCAATGTCCTCGGATTTTACGACCTGCCGGAACATGACCTTCGCCCCATCGAGGATTTCGTGGCCGGGCTTGATGCCCGCTTCGACACTCTGGTGGTGCTGGGCATCGGCGGCTCCGCCCTCGGCAACCGGGCCCTCTATTCCGCGCTGCGCACCGAACGTGAGCTGCCCCGCCGGGTTTTGGTTTACGACAACGTCGATCCCGTTTTCCTCCACGAGATCCTAGCCCAGATCAACCTCGACACCACCCTCTTCAACGTGATCACCAAAAGCGGCACCACCGCCGAAACCATGGCCGGATACATGATCCTGGCCGATCTCATCCGCCGGCGCCATCCCGCGGATTACACCAAACGGCTGATCATCACCACCGACCGCGAGAAGGGATTCCTGCGCCAGGTGATCAAAAACGAGGGTTATCCCTATTTTGTGGTGCCAGACAACGTGGGCGGGCGCTTTTCTGTGCTCACCGACGTCGGCCTGCTCTCCTCAGCCTTCGCGGGCATCAACATCCGCGAACTCCTCAGCGGCGCCGCTTCCATGCGCTCGCGCTGCGAAAACCTTGATACCTTCAGCAATCCAGCCTACCTGAACGGCCTGCTCCACTTCCTCTACATGCGCGAGGGCAAAAACATCTCGGTGATGATGCCCTACTCCAATTCGCTCTACGACCTTGCCGATTGGTATCGCCAGCTCTGGGCCGAGAGTTTGGGCAAACGCCACGACGTGAAGGGCCGCGAAGTTCTGGTGGGCCAGACCCCTGTGAAAGCGCTGGGCACCACGGACCAGCATTCCCAGGTGCAGCTTTACACCGAAGGCCCGAACGATAAGGTCTTCACCTTCCTCAGCGTTGAGAATTTCAACCACGACTTCACCATCCCGAACCTCCATCCAGACCGCGCTGAAGTCAGCTACCTCGGCGGCAAAAAACTCTCTGAACTCCTTAACGCCGAACGCCTCGCCACCGAGATCGCCCTCACCCAGGCCCACCGCCCCAACTGCAATATCGTCTTTCCCGCCCTCGACGAATTCCATTTGGGCGAATTCATCATGATGTTCGAGATCCAGACAGTTTTCACCGGCAAGCTGCTGCACATCAACCCCCTGGACCAACCCGGAGTGGAAGCCGGCAAGATCGCCACCTACGCCCTCATGGGCAAAACCGGTTTCGACAAGGAACGCGCGGAGATCGAACAGTATCAAAAAAACAGGAAACAGGAAAGCTGA
- a CDS encoding DUF2147 domain-containing protein yields MNKLIFAVTLLAMLLPLALVAEIHKIEGLWYDQDKDAKIQIYKTSSGHYDGKIVWQRVPNENGKPKLDKKNPDKSLRSRPLMNLVIVKHLKSQGNNKYDGGTIYDPESGNTYSSKAELTGPNTMKLRGFIGVSLLGRTQTWTRATP; encoded by the coding sequence ATGAACAAGCTGATATTCGCCGTCACCCTGCTGGCCATGCTGCTGCCTCTGGCCCTGGTGGCCGAGATCCACAAGATCGAAGGCCTTTGGTACGACCAGGACAAGGACGCCAAGATACAGATCTATAAAACCTCGTCCGGACACTATGACGGCAAGATCGTCTGGCAGAGAGTGCCCAATGAAAACGGCAAGCCAAAACTGGACAAGAAAAACCCGGACAAGAGCCTCCGCTCCCGCCCGCTGATGAACCTGGTGATCGTTAAACACCTTAAATCGCAGGGCAACAACAAGTACGACGGCGGCACCATCTACGACCCCGAGTCCGGAAACACCTATTCCAGCAAAGCGGAACTCACAGGCCCCAACACCATGAAACTGCGTGGCTTCATCGGCGTATCCCTGCTGGGCAGAACGCAAACCTGGACCCGCGCCACACCCTGA
- a CDS encoding formylglycine-generating enzyme family protein: protein MAIFLLFAALTAIWAAPNSASGMAVEMIPVEGGSFIMGIDSEDEWCMDSPSHEVFVAPFHISAHEVTQKEWQDVMGFNPSLHPGNYFPVENVSWGEAIEYCNRRSQMEGLNPAYSFSFAESRIICDWRSNGYRLPTEAEWEYAAKGGNKDKDYLFSGSNNIKIVAWTRENAYGETHEVGTRLPNQLGIYDLTGNVWEWCWDDYLWYRDQTEYNPRDETRHFSGNFRGGSFTNTPEESLNTFRGYGPDKKFNIGFRVVRSSI, encoded by the coding sequence ATGGCTATTTTTCTTCTCTTTGCCGCCCTGACGGCGATCTGGGCCGCCCCGAATTCCGCTTCGGGCATGGCTGTGGAAATGATCCCGGTGGAGGGAGGCAGCTTCATCATGGGCATCGACAGCGAGGACGAATGGTGCATGGACAGCCCTTCCCACGAAGTTTTCGTCGCCCCGTTCCATATCTCAGCCCACGAGGTGACCCAAAAGGAATGGCAGGATGTGATGGGTTTCAATCCCTCCCTGCATCCCGGCAACTATTTCCCCGTGGAAAACGTCAGCTGGGGTGAGGCCATCGAATACTGCAACCGCCGCAGCCAAATGGAAGGATTGAATCCCGCTTACAGCTTCAGCTTTGCGGAAAGCCGCATCATCTGCGACTGGCGTTCCAACGGCTACCGGCTGCCCACGGAAGCGGAGTGGGAGTACGCGGCCAAGGGCGGAAACAAAGACAAAGACTACCTCTTCTCCGGCAGCAACAACATCAAGATCGTGGCCTGGACCAGGGAAAACGCCTATGGCGAAACTCACGAGGTTGGCACCCGCCTGCCCAATCAACTGGGCATCTACGACCTCACCGGCAACGTCTGGGAATGGTGTTGGGACGATTATCTCTGGTATCGGGACCAAACCGAATACAATCCCCGGGACGAGACCCGGCACTTTTCCGGCAACTTTCGCGGAGGCAGTTTCACGAACACCCCGGAGGAATCGCTCAACACTTTCAGGGGCTACGGGCCGGACAAGAAATTCAACATCGGTTTCCGGGTGGTGCGCAGCTCAATCTAG
- the mreD gene encoding rod shape-determining protein MreD: protein MIWKHLWTFIMGLLCFYAQVLLLPAFELFGVIPNILIAWVVYLVWTREITPALIVVFIIGLLYDTTQPESFGMHTLVLLLIALALHQFRKPFESESVLARMLSLILANLIFQVVSWLVLGVVYGFSGELAILALIGLGYNLAVSFVVFWLMQLVSRLRIVMVE, encoded by the coding sequence ATGATCTGGAAGCATCTTTGGACTTTCATCATGGGCCTGCTGTGCTTTTACGCGCAGGTGCTGCTTCTGCCGGCTTTCGAGCTTTTTGGCGTGATCCCGAACATCCTGATCGCCTGGGTGGTCTATCTGGTCTGGACGCGTGAGATCACGCCTGCCCTGATCGTGGTCTTCATCATCGGCCTGCTTTACGACACCACCCAGCCCGAATCCTTTGGCATGCACACTTTGGTGCTGCTGCTCATCGCCCTCGCCCTCCACCAATTCCGCAAACCTTTTGAAAGCGAAAGTGTGCTGGCCCGGATGCTGTCGCTGATCCTGGCCAACTTGATCTTCCAGGTGGTGAGTTGGCTGGTGCTGGGTGTGGTTTACGGCTTCAGCGGCGAGTTGGCCATCCTGGCGCTGATCGGCCTGGGCTACAATCTGGCCGTTAGTTTTGTGGTTTTCTGGCTAATGCAGCTGGTGTCCCGGCTGCGGATCGTGATGGTGGAATGA
- the dtd gene encoding D-tyrosyl-tRNA(Tyr) deacylase — MRVLVQRVLSARVEVEGKVCGEIGPGLLLFVGFGRADTENLLPAAVKKIREMRLFSDAKGKLNLSVEDTQGALLAVSQFTLYANCSRGRRPDFTPAAAPEMAEKLYDAFVKTLRATGIPVQTGIFGADMKVSLVNDGPVSFILDF; from the coding sequence ATGCGCGTTTTGGTTCAGAGGGTGCTTTCCGCCCGGGTTGAGGTGGAGGGAAAGGTCTGCGGCGAGATCGGCCCGGGTTTGCTGCTCTTTGTGGGTTTTGGCCGCGCCGACACGGAAAACCTCCTTCCGGCCGCGGTGAAAAAGATCAGGGAAATGCGCCTGTTCAGCGACGCGAAGGGCAAGCTGAACCTCTCGGTGGAGGACACCCAGGGCGCCCTGCTGGCGGTTTCGCAATTCACGCTCTATGCCAATTGCAGTAGAGGCCGCAGGCCGGATTTCACCCCCGCCGCCGCGCCGGAAATGGCTGAAAAGCTTTACGATGCTTTTGTAAAAACGCTCCGCGCAACCGGGATCCCAGTTCAGACCGGCATTTTTGGCGCGGATATGAAGGTCTCGCTGGTCAATGACGGCCCGGTGAGTTTCATCCTGGATTTCTGA
- the mrdA gene encoding penicillin-binding protein 2, which translates to MTRSVQSLVFRVTLGVLFLLLTGALFRLQVLKGEYYGRIAESNFVRIRRVVATRGEIYDSKYRPIVSNIPSHDLFLTSGRIGNTERLAVFLKAHFGIEPEELRKLVFEQRFKTYEEILLADNLPYEMILALSERMGDFPELTFRSGTTRSYMYPNHFTGYVGRIDEKEYSRYREEDYSLNAYIGKTGLESYYEVLLRGRDGKEIMQVDAQGKSLELFSENTSVPPQNGLSLILSIDNDLQEYANSVFPPGIKGCVIVSDVKTGGILAYLSKPDYDPNIFMQKISTEVWAGLNTPSKPLMDRIIHATYPPGSVFKTVTGSKGLETGVIDRYTRLASCGGGLKIGNRFFRCWSAAGHGSLNIVDAHRVSCDVFFYDLISKMDLDAVAAHARACGVVEKTGIDLPNERSGFYPDKQYYRDKLGVTSGLNGYKANLAIGQGEVLTTPLQMNTHYAAIARGGMWMQPHLLLQTMGSSRITRDQLQPLNKHPLPWSASTVQTIRDGLWAVTNAPGGTARAISVSGATSYGKTGSAQNYMGSVTHAWFCGFIETDKPEIVVTVFMENAGGGGAMAAPVANKIFNYYIGNLEKIRQPAPIPPQFRTREERTTAPPEPAAAPEKTPEPQPEPAPEAPAEVPDEESGR; encoded by the coding sequence ATGACCAGAAGCGTTCAGAGCCTGGTTTTCCGCGTAACCCTGGGAGTGCTTTTCCTGCTGCTGACCGGGGCGCTGTTCCGCCTGCAGGTGCTGAAAGGCGAATACTACGGTCGCATCGCGGAGAGCAACTTTGTGCGCATCCGGCGCGTCGTGGCCACCCGCGGCGAGATCTACGACAGCAAATACCGCCCCATCGTTAGCAATATCCCCTCCCACGACCTTTTTCTCACCAGCGGCAGGATCGGCAACACGGAAAGGCTGGCGGTGTTTCTGAAAGCCCATTTCGGGATCGAGCCGGAGGAACTGCGCAAGCTGGTGTTCGAGCAGCGCTTCAAGACCTATGAAGAGATCCTGCTGGCGGACAACCTGCCCTACGAGATGATCCTGGCCCTGTCCGAACGAATGGGTGACTTTCCGGAACTCACTTTCCGCAGCGGCACCACGCGCAGCTACATGTATCCGAATCATTTCACCGGCTACGTGGGCCGCATCGACGAAAAGGAATACAGCCGCTACCGCGAGGAAGATTATTCGCTGAACGCCTACATCGGCAAAACCGGCCTGGAAAGCTATTACGAGGTGCTGCTGCGCGGCCGCGACGGCAAGGAGATCATGCAGGTTGACGCCCAGGGCAAGAGCTTGGAGCTGTTCAGCGAAAACACCTCGGTGCCGCCGCAGAACGGCCTCAGCCTGATCCTGAGCATCGACAACGACCTGCAGGAATACGCCAATTCAGTGTTCCCGCCCGGGATCAAAGGCTGTGTGATCGTTTCAGATGTTAAAACCGGCGGCATCCTGGCCTATCTGAGCAAGCCGGATTACGACCCCAACATCTTCATGCAGAAGATCAGCACCGAGGTCTGGGCGGGATTGAACACACCCTCCAAACCATTGATGGACAGGATCATTCATGCCACCTACCCCCCGGGTTCGGTGTTCAAGACGGTCACCGGCTCCAAAGGCCTCGAAACCGGCGTGATAGACAGGTACACCAGGCTGGCCTCCTGCGGAGGGGGACTCAAGATCGGCAACCGCTTTTTCCGCTGCTGGAGCGCGGCCGGGCACGGTTCTTTGAACATCGTTGACGCCCACCGGGTTTCCTGCGACGTCTTTTTCTACGACCTGATCAGCAAAATGGACCTCGACGCCGTGGCGGCGCACGCCAGGGCTTGCGGCGTGGTGGAAAAAACCGGGATCGACCTGCCCAACGAGCGCAGCGGCTTCTATCCCGACAAGCAATACTACCGCGACAAACTTGGCGTCACATCAGGGCTAAACGGCTACAAGGCAAACCTGGCCATCGGACAGGGTGAAGTGCTCACCACGCCTTTGCAGATGAACACGCATTATGCCGCCATCGCCCGCGGTGGAATGTGGATGCAGCCACACCTTTTGCTGCAAACGATGGGCAGCAGCCGCATCACGCGCGATCAGCTGCAGCCACTGAACAAACATCCCCTGCCCTGGTCCGCCAGCACGGTGCAGACCATCCGCGACGGACTTTGGGCCGTTACCAACGCCCCCGGCGGCACGGCCCGCGCGATCAGCGTGTCCGGCGCCACCAGCTATGGCAAGACAGGTTCCGCCCAAAACTACATGGGCAGCGTGACCCACGCCTGGTTTTGCGGTTTCATCGAAACGGACAAGCCGGAGATCGTGGTGACGGTCTTCATGGAAAACGCCGGCGGCGGCGGCGCGATGGCCGCCCCTGTGGCGAACAAGATCTTCAACTATTACATCGGCAACCTGGAAAAGATCCGGCAGCCAGCCCCCATTCCACCTCAGTTCCGCACCCGGGAGGAACGTACCACCGCTCCGCCCGAGCCGGCGGCGGCGCCGGAGAAAACTCCGGAACCCCAGCCCGAGCCGGCTCCGGAAGCGCCAGCGGAAGTCCCGGATGAGGAAAGCGGCAGATGA
- a CDS encoding class II glutamine amidotransferase: MLENLISSGKERGRAVVWAGACLFLLLLGALASPQTLSGCVMSALISREGRTLDDFAAEGPGTLYWHYDDPWDYLAFVMTNSTSGYNNDGYGVVAYSAGDPQLAPSARWYKRVRQSSDFNRVYYTGPYFGWDSSAQGGWDVLDTALAELRGGLMQPAIVLCHARSASGHTFGNHPFTFASAGRTFSFMHNGWCGGARNFMIAGIRALDPDWFKLHPSEYFGLGDPLVWVDSELLFHYLLAHIAAAEGETLTGLKKGLAGLRQQLAHPQSGVYNFVLSDGDRLYLFRSTAIGSGYKLSYKEFKGFFAARTLYPGGGDVELKQNELVVLSRDRQPLHHQDFHLFPEEPGYASGVRDGGEMIRLGVFPNPFAAGTDLRITGPAGQEFEATVFDLRGREVRSLTGVMPAAGVREIAWDGRESHGKALAAGVYLIRVRVGESCVFRRVARVE; this comes from the coding sequence ATGTTGGAAAACCTGATCAGTAGCGGAAAGGAAAGAGGCAGGGCGGTGGTTTGGGCGGGAGCTTGCCTGTTTTTGCTGTTGCTGGGAGCGTTGGCATCTCCCCAAACCCTTTCCGGATGCGTGATGAGCGCTCTGATCAGCCGGGAGGGCCGCACCTTGGACGATTTCGCCGCGGAAGGCCCCGGAACGCTGTACTGGCATTACGACGATCCCTGGGACTACCTGGCTTTTGTGATGACCAACAGCACCTCCGGCTACAACAATGACGGTTACGGCGTTGTGGCCTATTCCGCCGGGGATCCGCAATTGGCCCCGAGCGCGCGCTGGTACAAGCGGGTGAGGCAAAGCTCGGATTTCAACCGGGTTTACTACACCGGGCCCTATTTCGGCTGGGACAGCTCCGCGCAAGGAGGTTGGGACGTTCTGGACACGGCGCTGGCGGAATTGCGGGGCGGCCTGATGCAGCCGGCGATCGTGCTTTGCCACGCCAGATCTGCCTCCGGGCACACTTTTGGCAATCATCCCTTCACCTTTGCCAGCGCGGGAAGGACCTTTAGCTTCATGCACAACGGCTGGTGTGGCGGGGCGCGGAACTTCATGATCGCGGGGATCAGGGCTTTGGACCCGGACTGGTTCAAACTCCATCCCAGTGAGTATTTCGGGCTTGGTGACCCGCTGGTGTGGGTGGATTCGGAGTTGCTTTTCCACTATCTGCTGGCCCACATCGCCGCGGCCGAAGGAGAAACGCTAACGGGGCTGAAGAAAGGGCTGGCAGGCTTGCGCCAGCAGTTGGCACATCCCCAGAGCGGGGTTTATAATTTTGTGCTTAGCGACGGGGACCGGCTTTATCTCTTTCGCAGCACCGCCATCGGTTCCGGCTACAAGCTTTCCTACAAGGAGTTCAAGGGTTTCTTCGCCGCGCGCACCCTCTATCCCGGCGGCGGGGACGTCGAGCTGAAACAAAACGAACTGGTGGTGCTGTCACGGGACCGCCAGCCCTTGCACCATCAGGATTTCCACCTTTTTCCGGAAGAGCCGGGGTATGCCTCTGGCGTGCGCGACGGCGGCGAAATGATCCGGCTGGGAGTTTTCCCCAATCCTTTCGCGGCCGGCACCGATCTGCGGATCACGGGACCAGCGGGACAGGAATTTGAGGCGACGGTCTTTGACCTGAGGGGCCGAGAAGTTCGGTCCTTGACCGGCGTGATGCCTGCCGCGGGGGTTCGCGAGATCGCCTGGGACGGCCGGGAAAGCCACGGAAAGGCTTTGGCGGCGGGGGTTTACCTGATCAGGGTCCGGGTGGGGGAGAGCTGTGTTTTCCGCAGGGTGGCGCGGGTGGAATGA